The window TTGGGATTCCAAAATATTTTAAAAATGCACCATTAATAAAAGACAATGGAGGGATATTGCCAAAGGTGATAATCACTAAAATAGATACAACAAACCATGTCATTTGTGTAAATGTGATAGGGAAGGGGAGTTGAACATCATTGATAGCATAAATGACTTTTTCAACTGACCAAATACTTGTGTAACTTCTAATTTTTTTCATTTCAACCTCACATTCTAAAAAAAGAAGCTGATATTATTCAGCTTCTCCTCCATATTGTTTGTTAAATTCTTTTTCACTCATGTATTCAAAAACCTTTTCTTTATACAGCAAACTGTAAGGTCTACAAATGTTCATTTGTTTACCCTCGCTAAAGTAATGTGCAACAATTATTTCTTTCCGAATATTTGTAATACAGCATAGCTCATTGTCTATCTTAACAATCAAACATTCTTTATTCGTGATATGCTTCTTTAAACCTACAATAAATACACTTATAACAGATATGAAAGAAATTACCAACATTACACCAAATATAATTTGTGAAACAATGTCTTTAGATTGTAGAAGTTGATAGCCTAGCGTACATACAGCAAATATACCAATAAAAAGAATACCTAAAAAATTTTTGAAATAGATATCATCTCCGAAAAAAAGAGATTTTCTGATGCTTATAGTCAATGTTATTGAAACACATGAAAGCATAAAGAATAGTGTTGCTCCAGAAAATATCATTTGAAAAAGTTGTGTACTCATTTTTTATCCTCCATAAATTACAGTTTTTTTAATAATACATGTAATTATAAAGGATGTAAATACAATAGTTGCTTAATTAATCAACAATATTCAAAAATACCATTAGACGTTTCTAAAAAATTACCACTAATAGAAAGGTCACGTCCAAAAGCATCATAATCAATATAGTTTTGGAGTTGACTAGGGATTTCTCCTAAGCTACCAACTTCTTCAACATAATACCTAGCTACATCTGCCATGGAGTCACAATCTGAATAACAGATAATATCATCCGCATGCTCAATTAAATCTTCCAGACTACTAAACCAATAATTTTGAATTTCATTTAAATTATTATAAATTGATGTTCCTTCTATTTCTTGAATTAACGCACACAGATGGTTAATTTCATCTATAGAAGTAAATTCTTTAATATCAAAAGGTAATTCATAATCATGAATTGCATACTCCTCATAGATATCATTTATGCCAATACGCTCTTTCACATCATCAAAATCAATAGGTGGAGTAAACCATGCACCCACTAACTCACCCTCATTATATTTACCAAGATTAGCAATGTAAACCTTCATATCCATATTTTCACCTCTTAAGCGCCAATAATCTTATTAAAAATACTTAACAATACATCTTTTACGCCACTTGCATTAAAAACAAGTCCAACTGCGATTAAAGCAACAATTAAAAAGCCGATAAGCTTTGAAAATTCACGCTTAAAGCCTAAAAAAATTCCAATAATAACAATTGCCATCAAAACCAATGATTGGGCATTAGATAGAAACCAGTTATATAAGTTTTGTCCAAAGTTCATAGAATTATTCCCTTTCTTTTAACATCCAATATGCATTTCTATTTTTCATATAAAGTGATACTCTTTTTATTAATTGCGAAGCATCTAACATTTCTCCATAAACAGTTACTTTGTTAGGAAAACGAGGATAAAATGTTTGTTTATAAAAGTCGTACTTGTAAAATCCATCACTAGCTTGAAGGTTTATCTCTACAATCAACATAGTATATTTTCCCGTATCTTGTATATAAAGTTGACCTTCAATACCACAGAAAAAGCCTAATTTATCTAAAATCTGTGTGAACTTACTCATAGAATAATATCCTTTATGGGTACCGATAATTGTTCTATTAACTTTTCATGTCGTTCTGTGAGTTCAGCTCCATGAATCATGTTATCAACAATCTTAGTTTGATTTAATGAATCTAACAATTGGGCAACTTTTAAAGTAGGTGCTACCTGCCTGCGTAACCAATTTAAAGTTTTCTCAAAAGTATAAGGCTCTGGTTGGGTAGTTAGACGCAATGCACCACGATTAGAACCAATAAACCATAACCATTTTTCATTTGTTTTCCAATCTGAACGACGCTTGGTTTTATCTTTATCTACAAAACGCAAGTAACGATTAATAATATCGAAGGTAGTTTGTTCAACATTATTATGAGTAAGCAGGTCATCAATAGCATGACTAGCTCGCTCATTTTTCAATCGAATTTCAAATCGATTTTTAACTACAGCTTCTTCTATAGGAATGTTGTTCTTAACATATTGCTCATAGTCTTTTTCATAAATGCAAAAATAAATTTCACTTTTAAGCGAACCTAAGTAAAGAGTATTCCCTCTATTAGGTTTTTCATTACTATGAACAAGCTCTCCTGAACGATAATTTTTGAAACTACGAAAGACAGATATACACTCTTCTTGTTTGCATTTACGAGCTAGTTCAGGAATATCTAAGATACCAACTTTATCATTAATAGCTAAGTCTACACGTTTAAATACAGCCTTTTCTTCTCGGCAGATACGAAAGAAGTCATACCAACTACGATGTTGCGCAAGTAGAAAATTTTCAAATTGACGACAACCTTTACCTTTTAGTTCTAATAAAATTCCCTTCATATCATCATAAGAAGTCATAACAACGATATCTCCAAAACGATAATGTTCTTGATATCCATAAAAAGCAAAGTCTTCATGAAGCATATAGTCTATGTCTACCCGTAAAATAGATTCAATGACACGCTGAACATCACTCGTAGGAAACCGAATACGAACATAATCAAATAGCATTTCTAAAGGATTATCAGGATTAAATAAGGTTAAAGCACTTAGCAATCTTTCTTTAACTTGTTGCGTAGGACTTACTTTTCCATTTTCAATATCACTTAAATAAGGTCTAGTGATATTAGCAGAGAGAGCAAGCTTATTTTGAGAAAGACCATAAGCCATTCTTTTTGTTTTAAGCTCTTTCATCCAAGAACTTTCATCATTCAAATATATCCCTCCAATAAAAAAAGCAGATGTAAACTTTTAGTAGCTAGTTTACATCTGCTTAAATTTATTTAAATACTGACAACGCCTGTGTTTGTAATGTGATAATAACTGTTTCCAGTCGCATTTGTGCCCCCCTGTTAGATAATGGGGGGCTGTG is drawn from Carnobacterium gallinarum DSM 4847 and contains these coding sequences:
- a CDS encoding conjugal transfer protein, which codes for MKKIRSYTSIWSVEKVIYAINDVQLPFPITFTQMTWFVVSILVIITFGNIPPLSFINGAFLKYFGIPIAFTWFMSQKTFDGKKPLGFLKSVLTYFFRPKTTYAYKTVKLRTQNLHESITIVRSEIYVLPD
- a CDS encoding antirestriction protein ArdA, whose product is MDMKVYIANLGKYNEGELVGAWFTPPIDFDDVKERIGINDIYEEYAIHDYELPFDIKEFTSIDEINHLCALIQEIEGTSIYNNLNEIQNYWFSSLEDLIEHADDIICYSDCDSMADVARYYVEEVGSLGEIPSQLQNYIDYDAFGRDLSISGNFLETSNGIFEYC
- the mobT gene encoding MobT family relaxase; translated protein: MGGIYLNDESSWMKELKTKRMAYGLSQNKLALSANITRPYLSDIENGKVSPTQQVKERLLSALTLFNPDNPLEMLFDYVRIRFPTSDVQRVIESILRVDIDYMLHEDFAFYGYQEHYRFGDIVVMTSYDDMKGILLELKGKGCRQFENFLLAQHRSWYDFFRICREEKAVFKRVDLAINDKVGILDIPELARKCKQEECISVFRSFKNYRSGELVHSNEKPNRGNTLYLGSLKSEIYFCIYEKDYEQYVKNNIPIEEAVVKNRFEIRLKNERASHAIDDLLTHNNVEQTTFDIINRYLRFVDKDKTKRRSDWKTNEKWLWFIGSNRGALRLTTQPEPYTFEKTLNWLRRQVAPTLKVAQLLDSLNQTKIVDNMIHGAELTERHEKLIEQLSVPIKDIIL